One genomic window of Onychomys torridus chromosome 19, mOncTor1.1, whole genome shotgun sequence includes the following:
- the Ccn2 gene encoding CCN family member 2: protein MIASVVAGPISLALVLLLALGSQPAAGQDCGAQCQCTEPAPRCPAGVSLVLDGCGCCRVCAKQLGELCTERDPCDPHKGLFCDFGSPANRKIGVCTAKDGAPCVFGGSVYRSGESFQSSCKYQCTCLDGAVGCVPLCSMDVRLPSPDCPFPRRVKLPGKCCEEWVCDEPKDRTVVGPALAAYRLEDTFGPDPTMMRANCLVQTTEWSACSKTCGMGISTRVTNDNAFCRLEKQSRLCMVRPCEADLEENIKKGKKCIRTPKISKPVQFELSGCSSVKTYRAKFCGVCTDGRCCTPHRTTTLPVEFKCPDGEIMKKNMMFIKTCACHYNCPGDNDIFESLYYRKMYGDMA from the exons ATGATCGCCTCCGTCGTCGCGGGTCCCATCAGCCTCGCTCTAGTCCTCCTCCTAGCCCTCGGCAGCCAG CCCGCCGCCGGTCAGGACTGCGGCGCGCAGTGCCAATGCACCGAGCCAGCGCCTCGCTGCCCGGCCGGTGTGAGCCTGGTGCTGGACGGATGCGGTTGCTGCCGCGTCTGTGCCAAGCAGCTGGGAGAACTGTGCACGGAGCGTGATCCCTGCGACCCACACAAGGGCCTCTTCTGCGACTTCGGCTCCCCGGCCAACCGCAAGATCGGAGTGTGCACCG cTAAAGATGGTGCACCCTGTGTCTTCGGTGGGTCGGTGTACCGCAGCGGTGAGTCCTTCCAAAGCAGCTGCAAATACCAATGCACTTGCCTGGACGGGGCTGTGGGCTGCGTGCCCTTGTGCAGCATGGACGTCCGCCTGCCCAGCCCTGACTGCCCCTTCCCGAGAAGGGTTAAGCTGCCCGGGAAATGCTGTGAGGAGTGGGTGTGTGATGAGCCCAAGGATCGCACCGTGGTTGGCCCTGCCCTGGCTG CCTACCGACTGGAAGACACATTTGGCCCAGACCCAACTATGATGAGAGCCAATTGCCTGGTCCAGACCACAGAGTGGAGTGCCTGTTCCAAGACCTGTGGGATGGGCATCTCCACCAGGGTTACCAACGACAACGCCTTCTGCAGACTGGAGAAGCAGAGTCGCCTCTGCATGGTCAGGCCTTGTGAGGCTGACCTGGAAGAGAACATTAAG AAGGGCAAAAAGTGCATCCGTACCCCTAAAATCTCCAAGCCGGTTCAGTTTGAGCTGTCTGGATGCAGCAGCGTGAAGACCTACCGGGCTAAGTTCTGTGGAGTATGCACAGATGGCCGATGCTGCACGCCACACAGAACCACCACCCTACCAGTGGAGTTCAAATGTCCCGACGGCGAGATCATGAAAAAGAACATGATGTTCATCAAGACCTGTGCCTGTCATTACAACTGTCCTGGGGACAATGACATCTTTGAGTCCCTGTACTACAGGAAGATGTATGGAGACATGGCATAA